A genomic window from Pseudomonas argentinensis includes:
- a CDS encoding tripartite tricarboxylate transporter permease, protein MEGLLYEILMALALGLFGAVLFSAIGLVSGTDETTTLAPLTMLVVLLGAPPAGILTFFLAGAVAKHMTHAVPTALLGIPGDTSATALIGDANHLRRLGVPHVALRKMISGGAVAAVIAVPLAVLFAVLLAPFGDVIKQFAPWVFLCAAFTIAYFSAGRWASVLALLPFVLVIVALQTLTAQYGVKLAVSYFLGIAVAPLITSLFSMLAPAERERMRRDQYRVFSLAPDMKGWRGYFPNPLRVINKRQTRMTAMAASVTSATFVFSPVAMTVIMGELIGARIKQAYERLTTVITARNGVTESTYIAEALIPLIAFGLPLSPVAAGPAAPLFNAPPRFSVDTATGEVNNLHNLLSNWEFFGYGMMAVLVAIVIAYPFTMNFAHQAASFVSRRVSHEAVIATFIGLVLVVGIWEGGLLGLLVIVTIGLLGGFLGRFLGFNIGVQFMGYYTAVLSVPALIALLN, encoded by the coding sequence ATGGAAGGCCTGCTCTACGAAATCCTCATGGCCCTGGCCCTCGGCCTGTTCGGCGCCGTGCTGTTCTCGGCCATCGGCCTGGTATCGGGCACCGACGAAACCACCACCCTGGCGCCGCTGACCATGCTGGTGGTGCTGCTCGGCGCGCCGCCGGCCGGCATTCTCACCTTCTTTCTGGCCGGTGCGGTGGCCAAGCACATGACCCACGCGGTGCCCACCGCCTTGCTGGGTATTCCCGGTGATACCTCGGCAACCGCATTGATCGGCGACGCCAACCACCTGCGCCGCCTCGGCGTGCCCCATGTGGCGCTGCGCAAGATGATTTCCGGCGGCGCCGTGGCGGCCGTCATCGCGGTACCGCTGGCGGTGCTGTTCGCCGTGCTGCTGGCGCCGTTTGGTGACGTCATCAAGCAGTTCGCCCCCTGGGTGTTTCTCTGCGCCGCCTTTACCATCGCCTACTTCTCGGCCGGGCGCTGGGCCTCGGTGCTGGCCTTGCTGCCGTTCGTGCTGGTGATCGTCGCCCTGCAGACCCTGACGGCCCAGTACGGCGTCAAGCTGGCGGTCAGCTACTTCCTCGGCATCGCCGTGGCACCGCTGATCACCTCGCTCTTCTCGATGCTGGCACCCGCCGAGCGGGAACGCATGCGTCGCGACCAGTACCGGGTGTTCTCCCTGGCGCCGGACATGAAGGGCTGGCGCGGCTACTTTCCCAACCCGCTACGGGTGATCAACAAGCGCCAGACGCGCATGACCGCCATGGCGGCGAGCGTGACCAGCGCCACCTTCGTGTTCAGCCCGGTGGCCATGACGGTGATCATGGGCGAGCTCATCGGTGCGCGCATCAAGCAGGCCTACGAGCGGCTGACCACGGTGATCACCGCCCGTAACGGAGTGACCGAGTCGACCTATATCGCCGAGGCGCTGATCCCGCTGATCGCCTTCGGCCTGCCGCTCAGCCCGGTGGCTGCCGGGCCGGCCGCGCCACTGTTCAACGCACCGCCACGCTTCAGCGTCGACACGGCCACCGGAGAGGTCAACAACCTGCATAACCTGCTCAGCAACTGGGAGTTCTTCGGCTACGGCATGATGGCCGTGTTGGTGGCCATCGTGATCGCCTACCCCTTCACCATGAATTTCGCCCACCAGGCGGCTTCCTTCGTGTCGCGCAGGGTCAGCCACGAAGCGGTGATTGCCACCTTCATCGGCCTGGTGCTGGTGGTCGGGATCTGGGAGGGTGGCCTGCTCGGGCTGCTGGTGATCGTCACCATCGGCCTGCTCGGCGGCTTTCTGGGGCGCTTCCTGGGCTTCAATATCGGCGTGCAGTTCATGGGCTACTACACGGCGGTGCTCAGCGTGCCCGCGTTGATCGCCTTGTTGAACTGA